A region of the Methanosarcinales archaeon genome:
TATTGAGCCTTCATTTGTCAAATGAAATGGTTCACGATGTGTTGAGCCTTTCCAACTAATTGAATAAAAGGCATTCTTTACTCTGGAATAAACGTCCCAATTAGTTAGAATACTTTCCAAAAATAGATGAAAATAATAATAAAGTCATTTTATTCACATTTTATACCCAGATGTTTTATTTTATTGAAAACGGCCAGGTTAATGAGTAGAGGTGTAAGACTTTCCAGCATAGATGAAGCTTCAAGAGGACCGGCGATCAATGGCCTTAATTTTGGGATTTCTCTTACCAGATCGCACACTACCTGATTGGCATGTTCATCATCACCACAGATAAATACATCCATATTTAATTTCTTCCTGATCTTGCAGAGCTTTTTCGCAGATACACTATGGAAAGCAGAAACGAGTTTTACACTTTCCGGCACTGCACTTTTTATCTCCATTGCAGCTGAACCTGCAACAGGCTGGTCATATTTGAAATAACCATCTTTTTTCATTGGAACCACAATAGAAACAACGATCTGATCCTTAAGATCAGACTGCACCGACTCAATTGTAGATATCACATGTTCGTACGGCACTGATAATACAACAACATCTGCCTGCCCCACTGCATCCGGGTTGATACAACCTTTGATATTGCATGTCATGTCTATTTCTTTAAGGACATTAGTACATTCATTTGCCGCATATTCTGCTTTTTCGCATTTCCTGGAGCCAATAATAATATCATGGTTCTGAGCCCACCTCATAGCAAGTCCTTGTCCAATACTGCCAGTTCCACCAATAATTGCAATTCTCATGAGATCACTACTTCAGAGTATAAATCGATGATATAAATTGTTTATGCATTCGACTGACTATTCTGAACAAACGATATGCAATCACTGAATAAATGTATTCTACCTGGTAATTGTAATATCTTTCTTTGTCCTGAGTTTCAGTAGGAAGATGTTTGAGATATTATTTTTGTTTTCTTAAACCCCTCATAGCTTCTTTATGAAGCGACACGATCAGATCCCCCATCATGGCAAAGATGAACATTTGTATTCCAATTATTATGATAAGTGTTGTAAATATTGCCAACAATTGATGAGTTATCCCCATCATCCATTCATTTAATACATATATCCCGGCAACAAAACCAATAAGTATTGTAATCCCGCCGATCACACTAAAATAAAATAAAGGGTTATTAATTCTGGCCATATTAAATATCGTCCTCATTATCCTGAATCCATCTCTAACAGGATTTAATTTTGTATCACCTTCACCATGCCTTGGCAGATATGTGATGGGAACCACCTTGATATCAATTTCGTTTCTTACACATTCCACGGTCATCTCTGTTTCGATCTCAAATCCTTTCTGGGTCAAAGCCATTTTTTGGATTGTATCTTTGGTAAACCCCCTATAACCTGAAAGAATATCATCGAGCCATTCCCCATATGCGAACCCGAAAAGTTTGTTCAAAATCTTGTTTCCAATTGAATTCAGCCTGGTAAATGCACCTTTACCAGGGTTGGCGAAACGATTGCCGATCACGTGGCCGGCACCTTTTTCCAGTGCATCTGAAAGAAGATGAACTTCTGAAGGCAAGTATGTACCATCGCCGTCTATCATAATTACATATTCACTTTCAATAAGATCAAAGGCCTGGATGACAGCCTGTCCTTTTCCCTTACCGGTCTGCATCACTACACTAACTCCTCTCTCCCTCGCGATCTTGGCAGTTCCGTCCTTACTGTGACCGTCAATGACAAAGATATTAGAAAATCCCAAAGACCTGAACTCATCAATAATCTGACCTATGGTCCGGGATTCGTTAAGGGTGGGTATAAAGATGCAAAAATCTTCGGGTCGAATTTTCATATCAGTTGGAATCTTTTTGTTGAGTTATGATTAATTATTTGGTAATTACCTTGCAACCGTCCTCTTCGACCATGATAGTATGTTCAGCCTGGGATACCAGCGTCCCATTTGCTTCTTTCAGGATCGGATATGCTGATATATTTCCATTCTTTTCCAGTTGAAGCAGTGCAAAATCCAGGTGTTTGGAATTGATCCAGCGCTTGGCAAAAGGAAGGGTCTTGAATTGCCCGATCTCTTTTAATACTGCCCTGGCAGCGGGTGCCCTGATTGGTTTGGTGTTTAACAGGTGATATATCTCGGCATTACTACCTTCACTGATATAACCCCTACCGTTTGTAGCAAAGGGTTCTATCGCCACTATCTGGCCCACTTCAAGAGTAACGCCTCCTTCAATGGGTATATTGGGAATAGTAGGTGGAACATGCTGCATATACTGGGCCAGCCCGTGTCCTGTCAGATTGGACACAGGTTTATACCCGAACTCAGTAATGGTAGCATGGATAACATTGCCGATCTCTGCCGTATTGATACCACCATGGATAATTTTTATGGCGGCTTCAAGGGCAGCTTCGGCAGCTTCGGCCAGGTCGGGATGTCCTGACAGGTCAACTGTAATTGCAGTATCTGCGATGTATCCGTCGATATGTACACCAATATCCAGCTTGACCATATCCTCGCCAAATACCGCTGTGTCATCCTTTTTCGGAGTTGAATGGGCAGCCTCCTCGTTATTTGAGATGTTTATTGGAAAAGCGGGATTGCCTCCCATTTCACGAATCAGGTTCTCTGAAAATTGTGCGACTTCAAGCAGGGATGCTCCTACCTGGACTTGTTTTGCAGTCTCTTCCCTGACTTTGGCCAGGATATTCCCGGCTTTTTCATACTTTCCGATGATCTTATCTATTTCTTCCAACATCTCGCTTTCATCCATAATTATCACCATAAATCAAAATTATACCTGTAAATTCTTATCAAATATAGTTAAATTCTTGCATCCACTGGCAGTAACTAATACCATATCCTCTATCCTGACCCCACCCACGTCTTTATAATAAAGACCCGGTTCCACAGTAACCACATTTCCCTCTTCCATGATATCTTCCTGCAGACCCAAACCCGGTTTTTCATGTATATCAAGTCCCACACTGTGTCCCGTGGAATGGATGAATCCTTCCTCATCGCCTGCATCAAATCCCGCATCGTTAAAACTATCACACACTACCTGGTGTACTTCATTACCCATAATCCCGGGTCTAATCATATTAATGGCCATTTCCTGGACCGCCAGGACGGCTTCGTGCATCTCCTGGATCTTTCGCCCGGGTTCTCCCCTTACCACAGTACGGCTCATATCACAATAGTACCTGTGGAACGTATGGCGCGGGAATACGTCCAGTACAATGGGCTGATTGGCTTTTAATACACCACTTCCCCGCCAGTGGGGATCAGCACTCCCAGGCCCGCAGGCTACGATAGTATGATCAGCTTCACATCCATTGTCAATTAAGTAGTGGTGAATAATCGCCCTGATATCCTCAGCAGTGAGTGGCTTACCATCTTTTATCAGTTCATCATCCTGGATACGGGCTTTGCCAATGACATCCAATGCTTCAGCAACGGCCTGTTCACATGCACGTTGAGCGGTTGAGATAGCATGGATCTCATCTGATGTCTTTTTCTCCCTTAATTTAGTAATAGGACTTCTAATGCAGTTAAGGTGAATGGCTTCGCTACTCAGGCATTGTGCATAGAACAATGGGAAATTTCTGGGGACTGCAATGCTATTGCATCCCTCTTCCTTAATAAGGCCAGCCAGCATCATACAGTATGCTTTTCCGCCCTCTTGATATTCTATTAATTTTTCCTTAAGCTTGTAATCGGAAGTTGAGCGGATGTCCTTTACACGGGATTCCTTTTCAGCCCGGCTCTTCTCCATGCCTGAGACCAGCAGTATTTCTTTACCTGTATTCAGGTACGTAAAAGCATCACCTGCTAAAAAACCGGTGGCATAGTACATGTCTGCACTGCAGATACTATCCGAGTGCGTCAGGAAGGCATCCACTTCATTCTGTATCAGGAAATCTTTAAGTTCCATTATATCCACTACTTCTGGTTTAATACTCCTCTTGCAGCTAATACGCCAGTAGCAGAGGAATTGACAATATCTCTTGACAATCCGGCACCATCCCCGGCCGCATAGAGATCGGTAATACTTGTCATCATATTATGGTCCACATCAAGGCGCATGGAGTAGAATTTGATCTCCGGAGCATATAACAATATGGAATCTGAAGCAACCCCGGGTATGATCTCGTTCAATACTTCCAGACCTTCGATGATATCCATCACGATACGGTGGGGCATTGCCATAGAAATGTCTCCGGGTGTAACATCTTTTAAGGTATTAACAACCGGGTTTCGCAGTATCCTCTCAGAGGTTGAGCGCCGTCCCCTGCGCAGGTCACCCATGCGCTGTATCAAAGGTTTCCCTCCACCAATGGTGGTGGCAAGTTTGGCTACCGAACGGCCGTACCTTGTAGTATTCTCGATAGGATGGGTTAGTTCCACCCTTACCAGGAAAGCAAAGTTGGTGTTCTCAGATTCTACATCCTTCATGGAGTGACCATTGGTAGCTATGAAACCATCGTACTCTTCCTTTACCACGAACCCGTGATGATTGGTACAAAAGGTCCTGACGAAATCATCGTATTTTCGTGAAAAGATATGGAACTTGGGGTCCCTGTTGATCTTTGTTACAGGTTCCATTATAATAGCAGGCACTTCCACCCTGACGCCGATATCGATGCCTGCGTATCTGGCCTTGATATTATGCTGTTTTACTAATTCATCCACCCAGCTGGCGCCAATGCGACCAGGAGCCAGTATGGTGGATCTGGCCTCGATGATGCTGCCGTCTTGTAAAGTAACACCTGCACAGCGGCCGGACTTGATAACCAGATCAGTGACAGCAGTCTCAAGCATGAACTCGATACCTGAATTTTCAAGATCGTGCTGGAATTTTTCGATCAACTGGGGTGTCCTGTCAGATCCGATATGCCGCTGGGGTATGTCAAGAAATCTGGCGCCAGCCGATGCTGCACTACGTTTTAATGCTTCAATTTCGGCAGCCTTTGGCCGGTTTAATTTATCAGGGGCACCATATTTCAGGAAAACCTGGTCAATATAATTTACTAGTGACCATGCATCATCGGGAGATCTTGTGAACTGGCTGAGGTCCCCCCCTATGTCGGGGCGAAGATTGAGCGTACCGTCACTGTATGTACCGGCTCCGCCCACACCGCTCATGATGTCACATGGTTCGCAGTGGGTACACCTGCTGACCATATCCATCTTGCATTTGCGTTTAGAAATATCCCGGCCCTGCTCAATAACAATAATTGAAAGACCCTTATCAGCCAGTTCGTGGGCCGCGAACATACCGGCAGGGCCTGCTCCTATAATAATTACGTCATAAACATCATTCACGACAGTACCTCTTCAAGCCTGCCATACTTGGCTGCCTTCTTGATCTCCCTGGCAATCCTGCGGCCTGTGGAAAAGTCAGGACCTATCATGTCAGAGTACGGTGACCCTGAGATGTATAGATTGGTACCTGCTACGATCCGGGCAGATATCTCGAATATCCTGAACTCCAGTTTATCAGTGCATACGGTCTCCAGGCAGAAAGGTCCGATCATGCCGCCGAACAGGTCAAGGGAACTCTCAACCACCTGTTCGCCCAGTTCAAAGATCTTGGGCAGCAGCGATTCCCTTGCCACCAGGGGCATGTTGCCTGTGACCACAAAGGAAGGGTAGACCCCTGCACCCTCTAATTCCCGCGGTGATCCCAGCCTGAAGATCTCGTCGGCATTGGATTCCACCCTGTGGTCCATGCTCATCAGCTCCAGGGTGCCTTTGCTCAATGTGTAGCCGTCTTTTTTTATGGGTGAGTAGAAATAATGTAGATAGTACCTTGTCCCCACTATAAATTCCTGGATAGTGAAGGGCTGGGATTCATCCAGTCGCTGGTAGAACTCGGCCTTGTTCTTGGCAACGAAGAAGCCGCGGCCTCCCTTTGCACCGTGATACTTCACCATTACCGGGGAGTTGATATCCTTTGGATCATCGATCTTGCGCGGCATGGTGATGCCGGCTCCTTCCAGCCACTGGCGTTCCTTATTGCGGTCCGATTCCCATTCCAGTACCCTGCGGTTGCCGAAGGTGGGTAGTTCCAGTTTCATGAAGTTGTCGTGGCCCATATATTCAACAAAAGATCCGGTTGGGATGACTATAACATTTTTTTTAGCAAGTTCCGGTGCTTTATTCAGGATGTCTGCATAATTTTCCACAACCATGTATTCATCTGGTTTGGCCAGCGGAAAAGCATCATAGAATTTGGGAGGCTTTCCCAGGCAGATGCCCAATGTCCTGAACCCCTCTTTTCGGGCTCCATTAAAAATCTGGAGACTGGTGTGACTGGTAACTGTGGCAATGGTGAGGTTATCCAGATCGTAACCTGAGAGGATATCTGAAATTCTGTCAATAACCATGATTGAGATCTTATTTTGTGCCATTGATCATAATTGTTTGAGGAAGTATTTAAGAATGGGGGATTTGGCTCCCCGGTTTTGCCATCAACGGCGGCATGGTCTCTATAATGAAGAAGAACATTTCACCCGTCAAACAGACGACATTATCAAATGTGGTTCAATATTATAAGCATCATCAATAAAATTTTTTAAATAACCGACAAATATATATATGGCAATGACTAATCAATAAGATGGAGAAGATAGAAATTATTATTCGATTTGGGAGTTTTCCACTCTTCAAAAGATGTTCAAAATAATTCATGAGCGGGTTGGGGAGTGGGGGTTAGTTTATAAAAGATGTTATACCCGCTCAAATAAAGATTATTTTTATAGGTTATTAAGTTAACGTTGTTTTATTTCGAAATTATTTATTAAGATTCGATTTGTCAGTCTTGGCAGAGTAAGTATTAGCCCTGAACCTATCCCTTTGCCTAAGTGGTTAAACTTTCTTTCTTAACACTGGTAGCCCTTGCACACTAATCCAATCGTATTCCACACCATCCTACAAGTTGACCTCACGTTTTCTATTTCCTAACCAGGGTATTGGTACATTTCTACCAGTTTCATCAAGCTTTTGCATTATCTTCATAACGGCATTTTTATGTCTATCCTTATAGTTGCCTTAGAACGTAAATGGCAATTTCGAGAATCCAGAAATCACATCAATGTCAAATATAATATGGATATTACAAGAGGTACAAGGATTTAGAAATATTTTTATATCTTAGTTTTTATTTTTGATTAAAATTAACGGAGGTTTGATTTTGAAATTAAGTAATATTGAAATGTTTGTACTTTTAGGAATAATCATTGCAGGCGCTGTTTTAATTAGCGGTTGCACAGATGAATTAGAGGAGACACATGTGGAGACATCTGAAGATGATGCACACACAGAGGAAGTAGCTGAACATCACTGGGGCTATGAAGGTGAAGGTGGGCCTGAACATTGGGCCGAACTGGGATACCCTGATTGCTCAGGCAATAATCAATCACCAATAAATATACCTGCAGGAACTTCAGTCCACACCGCTGATATCTCATTTAACTACGAGCCAACGGCACTGAATATTGTGAATAACGGGCATTCCATCCAAGTGGATTATGATGAGGGCAGCTCCATAGAGGTTGAAAACAATACCTACCAATTGCTGCAGTTACATTTCCACTCGCTTAGTGAAAATACCATAAATGGCAATTACTCTGATATGGAGATGCATTTAGTTCACCAGAGCGATGAAGGTGAATATGCAGTGATAGGCGTAATGATGGAGAATGGTAGTGAAAACAGCGCATATACACTAATTTGGGAGAACATGCCAGCAGAAGTGGGTGAAGTGGAAACCATAAGTGGTGTGAATATTGATGCAGATGATCTGCTTCCTGAAGAGCTAACATATTATAGATTTGATGGGTCGTTCACTACTCCACCTTGCACTGAAGGTGTTAATTGGTACTTGATGGATACTCCTGTGGAGCTCTCCAGTGAACAGATAGATGCTTTCAAAGAAATCTACTCAAATAATTACAGACCAGTTCAACCTCTTAACGATCGTGAATTTTACTAAAAATAGTAAAATTAAGATTTTAACGAGGACATAATGATGGGGACTGGCTGTCCCCTACTTTTTTTTATGGATTTAGGATGTTATGATCTTTCAATC
Encoded here:
- a CDS encoding NAD(P)/FAD-dependent oxidoreductase — translated: MFAAHELADKGLSIIVIEQGRDISKRKCKMDMVSRCTHCEPCDIMSGVGGAGTYSDGTLNLRPDIGGDLSQFTRSPDDAWSLVNYIDQVFLKYGAPDKLNRPKAAEIEALKRSAASAGARFLDIPQRHIGSDRTPQLIEKFQHDLENSGIEFMLETAVTDLVIKSGRCAGVTLQDGSIIEARSTILAPGRIGASWVDELVKQHNIKARYAGIDIGVRVEVPAIIMEPVTKINRDPKFHIFSRKYDDFVRTFCTNHHGFVVKEEYDGFIATNGHSMKDVESENTNFAFLVRVELTHPIENTTRYGRSVAKLATTIGGGKPLIQRMGDLRRGRRSTSERILRNPVVNTLKDVTPGDISMAMPHRIVMDIIEGLEVLNEIIPGVASDSILLYAPEIKFYSMRLDVDHNMMTSITDLYAAGDGAGLSRDIVNSSATGVLAARGVLNQK
- the npdG gene encoding NADPH-dependent F420 reductase; amino-acid sequence: MRIAIIGGTGSIGQGLAMRWAQNHDIIIGSRKCEKAEYAANECTNVLKEIDMTCNIKGCINPDAVGQADVVVLSVPYEHVISTIESVQSDLKDQIVVSIVVPMKKDGYFKYDQPVAGSAAMEIKSAVPESVKLVSAFHSVSAKKLCKIRKKLNMDVFICGDDEHANQVVCDLVREIPKLRPLIAGPLEASSMLESLTPLLINLAVFNKIKHLGIKCE
- a CDS encoding formate--phosphoribosylaminoimidazolecarboxamide ligase → MVIDRISDILSGYDLDNLTIATVTSHTSLQIFNGARKEGFRTLGICLGKPPKFYDAFPLAKPDEYMVVENYADILNKAPELAKKNVIVIPTGSFVEYMGHDNFMKLELPTFGNRRVLEWESDRNKERQWLEGAGITMPRKIDDPKDINSPVMVKYHGAKGGRGFFVAKNKAEFYQRLDESQPFTIQEFIVGTRYYLHYFYSPIKKDGYTLSKGTLELMSMDHRVESNADEIFRLGSPRELEGAGVYPSFVVTGNMPLVARESLLPKIFELGEQVVESSLDLFGGMIGPFCLETVCTDKLEFRIFEISARIVAGTNLYISGSPYSDMIGPDFSTGRRIAREIKKAAKYGRLEEVLS
- a CDS encoding carbonic anhydrase family protein; this encodes MKLSNIEMFVLLGIIIAGAVLISGCTDELEETHVETSEDDAHTEEVAEHHWGYEGEGGPEHWAELGYPDCSGNNQSPINIPAGTSVHTADISFNYEPTALNIVNNGHSIQVDYDEGSSIEVENNTYQLLQLHFHSLSENTINGNYSDMEMHLVHQSDEGEYAVIGVMMENGSENSAYTLIWENMPAEVGEVETISGVNIDADDLLPEELTYYRFDGSFTTPPCTEGVNWYLMDTPVELSSEQIDAFKEIYSNNYRPVQPLNDREFY
- a CDS encoding type II methionyl aminopeptidase, coding for MLEEIDKIIGKYEKAGNILAKVREETAKQVQVGASLLEVAQFSENLIREMGGNPAFPINISNNEEAAHSTPKKDDTAVFGEDMVKLDIGVHIDGYIADTAITVDLSGHPDLAEAAEAALEAAIKIIHGGINTAEIGNVIHATITEFGYKPVSNLTGHGLAQYMQHVPPTIPNIPIEGGVTLEVGQIVAIEPFATNGRGYISEGSNAEIYHLLNTKPIRAPAARAVLKEIGQFKTLPFAKRWINSKHLDFALLQLEKNGNISAYPILKEANGTLVSQAEHTIMVEEDGCKVITK
- the aglJ gene encoding S-layer glycoprotein N-glycosyltransferase AglJ, translated to MKIRPEDFCIFIPTLNESRTIGQIIDEFRSLGFSNIFVIDGHSKDGTAKIARERGVSVVMQTGKGKGQAVIQAFDLIESEYVIMIDGDGTYLPSEVHLLSDALEKGAGHVIGNRFANPGKGAFTRLNSIGNKILNKLFGFAYGEWLDDILSGYRGFTKDTIQKMALTQKGFEIETEMTVECVRNEIDIKVVPITYLPRHGEGDTKLNPVRDGFRIMRTIFNMARINNPLFYFSVIGGITILIGFVAGIYVLNEWMMGITHQLLAIFTTLIIIIGIQMFIFAMMGDLIVSLHKEAMRGLRKQK
- a CDS encoding aminopeptidase P family protein, giving the protein MELKDFLIQNEVDAFLTHSDSICSADMYYATGFLAGDAFTYLNTGKEILLVSGMEKSRAEKESRVKDIRSTSDYKLKEKLIEYQEGGKAYCMMLAGLIKEEGCNSIAVPRNFPLFYAQCLSSEAIHLNCIRSPITKLREKKTSDEIHAISTAQRACEQAVAEALDVIGKARIQDDELIKDGKPLTAEDIRAIIHHYLIDNGCEADHTIVACGPGSADPHWRGSGVLKANQPIVLDVFPRHTFHRYYCDMSRTVVRGEPGRKIQEMHEAVLAVQEMAINMIRPGIMGNEVHQVVCDSFNDAGFDAGDEEGFIHSTGHSVGLDIHEKPGLGLQEDIMEEGNVVTVEPGLYYKDVGGVRIEDMVLVTASGCKNLTIFDKNLQV